The DNA segment TCCTGTCACAGATCGTCGGGTTGGATCTATCATATTATTGATGTTGTTGTCCTTCGCAGTTACGGCGAGTCCCGAAAAGCTTTACCAGAAAAATTGCGCCAGCTGTCATGCTCCAAACCGTCTTGGCGCTATGGGACCTGCTTTGTTGCCAGGCAATCTCAAGCGTTTGAAAAAGAACGAGGCGATGGACGTCATCCGCCAGGGGCGGCTGGCCACGCAAATGCCGGGCTTTGCCGACAAACTCACTGATGAGCAGGTTGCCGCACTGGTCGAGTATATCTATACCCCCTTGCCGGAATCGCCTTCATGGGGTGAGGTGGAGATAACCGCCTCGCATAAACTTCATTATCGGCAGTCCGAACTCTCTGATACACCGGTTTTCGAAGCCGACCCGCTCAACCTCTTCATTGTGGTGGAACTCGGGGATCATCATGCCACCGTGCTGGATGGTGACAGGTTTGAACCCATTCATCGTTTCGAGACCCATTTCGCCCTGCATGGTGGGCCCAAGTATTCGCCGGGCGGGCGTTATGTATATTTTGCCTCGCGCGATGGCTGGATCAGCAAGTTCGATATGTACAACCTCAAGACCGTGGCCGAGGTACGCGCCGGGATCAATACCCGCAATCTGGCCGTCTCCGCCGACGGGCGTTATGTCATGGTTGGCAACTACCTGCCACACACCCTGGTGCTGTTCGATGCCCGTGATCTTTCATTGATCAAAATCTTCGATGTCAAAGATAAGTCTGGCCGTTCTTCCCGGGTCAGTGCCGTGTATACGGCGCCGCCACGGGGCAGCTTTGTCGCCGCGCTGAAAGACGTCAAGGAAGTCTGGGAGATCAGCTATCTGGATGAGCCGGAGCCGGTGGCCACCGGCTATATGCATGATTATCGCTATGAAGAGGGCTATATGGATCGTGGTCCTTTTCCCTTGCGACGGATCGTGCTGGACGACTATCTGGATGACTTCTTTTTCGATCAGGATTACAAACATTTGATCGGTGCGGCACGCAATGCCAACAACGGTCAGGTGGTGAATCTGATCGTGGGACGCAAGATTGCCGAGATCGACCTGCAGGGACTGCCGCATCTGGGATCGGGGATCAGCTGGGAGTACCAGGGTCGTCGAGTGCTGGCGACACCGAACCTGAAAAAGGGTGAAGTCAGCATCATCGACATGCAGAACTGGAAGACCATCAAACGGATAAAAACCGGTGGCCCCGGGTTTTTCATGCGCAGTCACAAAAACAGCCCCTACGCCTGGGTCGATGTCTTCTTCGGCCCGAATCATGACCAGGTGCACATCATCGACAAAGCCACGCTGGAGATCGTCAAGACCCTGAAGCCGGCCCCGGGCAAAACCGCCGCCCATGTCGAATTCGACCGCGACGGCCAACACGCCCTGCTGAGCATCTGGGACGAGGAAGGTTATGTGATCGTCTACGATGCAAAGACCCTCGAAGAGGTCAAGCGCCTGCCCATGAACAAGCCATCGGGCAAATACAACGTCTACAACAAGACCCGCTACACGGAAGGCACTAGTCACTAGTCTCTAGATGCTAGAAAGATATTTCACCACCAAGACACCAAGACACTAAGTGTTAATAAAATAATTTCGTGTTTTTGAGACTTCGTGGTTCAATAATTTACCTGGTACCTGTGGCGTCAGCCACCAGTGGGAGGCGATTCCATCGGCGACTTGCCGGGATGCGAGAGGTCGCGGCTGAAAGCCCCTCCCACTAGAAATAGTCGCTAGGTCCTAGGTCCTGGGTACCAGGCCCTGGCAGGGTGTGTTCAATACGCCCTATGCGTTGACGTCATCCGGTACATTTTAACCACGAAGACTCGAAGCCACGAAGATCGTTGTTGTTATCCAGGTTTACCTTCGTGACCACTTCGTGTCTTGGTGTCTTCGTGGTTAGATTTTAGTACCTGGTATCTACTAGCCCCTGGCCCCTAGCCCCTGGCCCCTAGAGACTGCGGCGTCAGCCGCCGGTCATGGACATGAAGCGCAACACCTGTTCCGGTTTTTCGTTGAACTCGTGGCGCTCGGGTTTGAGGGCGATGGCCCTGACGATGTGCTGTTCCAGTTCGGCATCGCTGATCCCGGCGCGCAGCAGTTCGCGCAGCGGGTAGCGCTCTTCCTGGCCCAGGCACATGTACAGCGTACCGTCGACCGACAGGCGCACCCGGTTGCAGGTCTCGCAGAAGTGCTGGGAGATGGGGGTGATAAAGCCGATGCGCAGCTCGGTGCCGGCGACTTGCACATAGCGGGCCGGGCCGCCGCCGGGCATCATGCCGGGTATCAGCTCGTAATGTTCGGCGAGACGCGCTTTGACATCCTGCAGGTTGATGTACTGATCGGTGGCGGCGCGGCCGGTTTCGCCCATCGGCATGGTTTCAATAAAGCGCAGGGTGAAGTCGTGCTCGATGCAGAACTCGACCATCTCCTCGACCTCGTCGTCATTGACGCCCTTCATGACTACCATATTGATCTTGATGGGATGAAACCCGGCCTGTTTGGCGGCCATCAGGCCGTTGAGCACCTTCTCCAGCTTGCCCTGGGTGATTTCCTTGAAGCGCTCGGGTTTGAGGGTATCCAGACTGACATTGATACGGCTGATCCCGGCCTCGAACAGCGCCTGGCCGTGGTTGTCGAGGCGGGTGGCATTGGTGCTCAGCGACAGATCCTCGATACCGGGCAGGGCGGCCAGACGGGCAGCCAGTTCGGGCAGGTTCTTGCGCACCAGGGGCTCACCGCCGGTGATCCGAACCCGGCGGGTGCCGAGCCGGCCGAAGGCGGCGATGACCCGCTCGATCTCCTCAGGCGTCAGCCAGTGCGCGGGCTCCTCAAAGTCTTTGAATCCTTCGGGCATGCAGTACTTGCAACGCAGATCACAGCGGTCCGTGACCGAGAGCCGGACATAGTCGATGCGCCTGCCGAAGGGGTCGATGAGATCTGTCATAAATACCTGAGCGTGTTGCGATGGATAGACGAAATTATAGGCGAAAATTAGTAGCTTGTAATGTACTGAAAAATCTTCAAAAAATCCGGTTAATTGGCGCTATTGTGGGCCGATCTGACAGAGCCAGTATAGCCGCCGGATGACGGAGTGCAATCCGGCACCGGAGAGTAAGTGAGCGCTCACTTGGAACTAATTCAAATATTCTAAAGTAGTGATATCCTGTGCCGATACCCTTATTACCTATTTAACTTGGGGTAAACCCTGAATTCGACAAGACTGTTCCCCCCGCGGGGGGCGATTCAAATGCGATACTCCTTACGAAAGCGAATGCTGTTCGGTACCGGCCTGATGCTGGTGCCCTTGCTGTTACTGGGCATTATCGGCTATCTATTTTATCTGCAAACCATTGATTCGTTTGAGGCGGTGATTCAGGAAAGCCTGCCGGTGGGCCTGCCGGTCAGCGAGCTCCATCGTGACATCCTGCAGCTTGATATGCCGCTGGACAGATACCTGCTCAGCGGCAGCCAGCGCGAGCGTCAGCGGTTCAGCAAACAGACCCGGGATATCGATCGCCAATTCACCGCCTTGCTGAACAATTCAGGCTTGCAGCGGGAATATCGCAGGGACATCAGCCGCGCGGCGGCAAGCTGGCGCGAACTGGTCATGCTGGGCGAGGCGATTATCGAGCGGGACCGCACCGGTCACACCGTTCCGTTGGCGAATATTACCCACTTCGAAAAGCAGCAGCAGAAAACCAGCCGGATGCTGGATGAGGTCTATATCACCCTGCAGTCCGAGATCCGCAGCAATTATCAAGATGCCCTGCATAACCAGCAACAGATCCAGGTATTGCTGCTGGTGGTATTCATCGCGGGGGTACTGGTGGCAGTCAGTATCGGCAACCGGCTGGCTCGCCAGGTGCTCAGGCCGCTCGCCGTGTTAAGCGAGGGCACCGAGCGTTTCGGTAATGGCGATTTGAGCCACCGGATTCAACTGGGGGACCGAGACGAATTTGGCCGGCTGGCAAAGACCTTCAATGAAATGGCCGATCAGCTCGAATTTCTGGCCGCCTATGACAGCCTGACCGGCCTGCTGAACAAACGCGAGTTCGAGATACGCCTTAACGATGAGGTGCGCCGCGCCCGGCGGGCCCGGCATCCCTTCGTGCTGTTGCTGCTGGACCTGGATGATTTCAAACTGGTCAACGATACTCACGGGCATCAGGCGGGCGATCAGGTTCTGCAAAAGCTGGCCGCCCTGTTGAAAACGCAGGTCAGGGACGCCGATTATATCGGTCGGTACGGCGGCGAGGAATTCGGCATCATCCTCACCGATAGCTCCGAACAGGATGGCAGTGAAACCGCGGAGCGGATTCGCCAGGTAGTGGAAGCGGAACAATTCGTTGTTAACGAGGACATTGATATCCGTATCACCATGAGCATCGGGCTCGCCTGCTATCCCGATGATGCCGCCAACGCCGACATGTTAATTGGCTGTGCCGACGAGGCGCTTTACAAAGCCAAGGACACCGGCCGCAATCGCGTGATCGCCTTCAGCGGCAGCTGAATAGAGAAAAGAGAATAACGCAGAGGCGCAGAGATATAATTTTGGATGTTGAATTTTAAATTTTAAATTTTGAATTTCGGTTGTGCACCCAATTCAAAATTCAACATTAAGAATTCAAAATTGCATTACTCTGCGTCTCTGCGGTGAAAAATATTTATCGGCTGGTTTTGCCGTTGCCGGCTTCGCGCATCATCATGGCCATTTTGACCAGGTCGGCGATGGAGCGGGCCCGCATTTTTTCCATGACCTTGGCGCGGTGCACTTCCACGGTCTTGACGCTGATGCCCAGTTCCTCACCCACATCCCGGTTGGGCTTGCCGGTGACCACCCGGTCCATGACTTCCTGTTCGCGGGTGGTGAGGTTGTCATAGCGGGCCTGCAAATTCTCCAGTTCGGCGCGTTGTTTGAGTCGGTTGCGATGCTTCTGCACGGCGGCCTGGATCGTATCCAGCAAGACCTGGTCGTTGAACGGCTTTTCGATGAAATCGATCGCACCGTTTTTCAGCGCGCGTACCGCCATCGGTACATCGCCGTGGCCGGTGACGAAGACGATAGGCAGGTCAATGCCCCGCTCGGTGAGAATGTGTTGTAAATCCAGACCGCTGATGCCGGGCATGCGCACATCCAGAATCAGACAACCGAGGGAATCCTCGGTGTAGTTATCCAGAAATTCGTTGGCCGAACCGTAGGTCCGGATGTTCAGACCGACCGACTCGATTAACCATTCAATGGACTCGCGTACGGCCTGATCGTCATCGACTACGTGGATGGTCGCTTTTTTCATTATTGTACTAACTGTCTGGTCCTCCACCGGTGTCGTTGCCCCTGAAACCGGTTGGCGGGTTTACCCTTGAATAGTCCATTTGCCGGGCGCTGTGATGCGGGTTCGAAACAGCCCCGTCGGACGCTTTGCTGCGGCCAGCCCGGGCACTTCCGGAAACCTCGCATTTTCCACGTGGTTATCGGCAATGTGATGCAGTTCTCAAATTTTTTCTTAGTGTAAGAGGTGATTTCATCACGGGCTAAATATCCCTTTTTAGATAATGCTCTTTTCGTCATCCAGCATATAGGAGGCGGTCAGGGGAACGTTATTGGGGATTACCCTAATTTTGCCCGGAAGGCGAAAAAAAGCGCATCGGAGGATGCGCTTTTGGCAGTGCGTTGCCGGTTGGCAATCAGATGGTCTGATAGTAGAGGTTCTGCGGATGATTGGCCTGGGCGAAGAAAAACCAGCGCTCGAACAGCAGGCCGATGTACTGCACCACGAACGCGACGGCCAGAACCTGGACACTGGCGGCGCTGAGGCCGGCCCACAGCAGGATCAGCGGCACGGGGAACACCAGGACCAGGAAAATGTACTTGATCGACCGGAACCAGGCCGCGCTGGCGCCGTGGAAATATTCCCGGGTGTTATAGGAGCCGCCCATCATGCCCATGGCTTTTTGTACCACGGTGCTGTGGCGCATGCCGATGGCGGTCTGGACGGTTGACTTGTACTTGATCCGGGCGTTGCGATACAGCGAGGCAGCGCGGGTGATCAGGCTGACCAGCGTCAGGATCACCGCCCAGCTACCGTAGAAGCCGGTCAGGCCGGCGCCCTGCCAGGCCGCCAGCGCGGTGGCCAGGGTGAACCCGGAGGCGGCGCCCAGCAAGGTGTAGTTAATCACGGTCAGGACACTGGCCCATTCCTGCAGGAACTTGATGCTGGCGTAGATCATGGCGGTGGCGATATACAACACGAACACGGCCAGGGTCGTGATCGCCCCGACGATCAGTGCCGGCTGATTGGGCATGCCGTTACCGAACCAGTCGGGTTGCCAGCCGCTGAAGTGCAGCACGCCGTAGACGAACACCAGGCCCATGACCGCCGGCAGGATGATGACTTCCCGCGACAGCCAGGAGGTGCGCCACTGGCTCGCGGCACGCCAGGCCCGCTCCGGCCGCCCCAGATGAAGGAAGGACGCAGCCAGGCCACCGACCATCAACACCAGGGCGATGATACTGCCGGTGATATAGAAACCGCTGCTCTGTGCCGGCAGCAGGTTGACGGCGGAATACAACTGGCCACTGAACAGCGCCAGAAACAGCCCCTGACCGGCACCGATCAGCGTAGTGAGAAAAATAACCGAAAATGCAGGATGCATAGCAAATTCTCCGAATTTGAGTTACGAGGGACGAGGGCCGAGTTACGAGGAACAGCGAATCGAGGTATATCTTTTTTCCTCGTCACTCGTAACTCGGCCCTCGTCACTTTGTTTTAGAGTAGCCAGTCGTCCAGGGTGACATCCTTGGTGGTCTTGTGCCGGATATCCTCTTTCTTGAGCGGATTGTCCACGCGCACCAGCTCGTCTTCATGGATGTGCATCTTGGTCTTGCGCCGCGGCAGGTAATGGTTGGCCGGCTTGGTGCCCCATTCGGGCATCAGCTGGTAACCGCCCTGTTCGCGAATCGCGACCGACACTTCCGAGTCAGGATCGTGGACGTCACCGAACAGCCGGGCGTTGGTCGGGCAGGCCATGACGCAGGCCGGTTTGCGCTCGGCTTCGGGCAGGGATTCGTCGTAGATACGATCCACGCACAGGGTGCACTTGGTCATCACCTGTTCTTTCTCGTCCAGCTCGCGCGCGCCATAGGGGCAGGCCCAGGAGCAGTATTTGCAGCCGATGCATTTGTCATAGTCTACCAGCACAATGCCGTCGTTCTCGCGCTTGTAGCTGGCGCCGGTCGGGCAGACCGGCACGCAGGGCGCGTCCTCGCAATGCAGGCAGCTCTTCGGGAAGTGGATGGTTTCCGTGTTCGGGAAATTGCCCACCTCATAGGTCTGCACCCGGTTGAAGAAGGTCCCGGTGGGGTCCTTGCCATACGGATTCTCGTCGAACAGCGGGCCGGCGGCACCGGAAGTATTCCACTGCTTGCAGCTGGTGACGCAGGCGTGGCAACCCACGCAAACATTCAGATCGATAACGAGGGCTAACTGGGACATTATTTAGCTCCTTTGCTGAACTTGCCAGCGAAGTACTGCAGCCATTTGCGGCGCGGTGTCGTTCCCGGCACAGCATGCATCTCTTTGTATTGCGGGGAGGTGACCGGTTCATCGTCTTCGCTCGCCGGATAGATCCGAACCCGCACGTCATACCAGCCGGCCTGGCCGGTGACCGGATCCGAGTTGGAAATATGCTCGCCGGCAGGGTTGGACGGCAACTCCTCGCTGATTACGTGGTTCAACAGGAAGCCCTGCTGGGATTCGTTGGCGTTCTTGTCCAGGTTCCAGGCGCCGCTGGCCTTGCCGATGGCGTTCCAGGTCCAGATGGTGCCCGGCTCGACCGCCTCACTGTAACGACTCAGGCAGCGCACCTTGCCGTGCATGGACTCGATCCACATCCAGGATTCGTCCTCGATACCGGCCGCTTTCGCGGTCTGCGGATGCAGGTGCAGGTAGTTGTAGGCATGGATCTGGCGCAGCCAGGCGTTCTGCGAGTCCCAGCTGTGGTACATGGCCATCGGCCGCTGGGTGATCGCGTTGAGCGGGTACTTGTGTTTGTCGGTCAGCTGCGACTCCAGCGGCTCGTAGTAGAACGGCAGTGGATCGAAGAAAGTCTCGATGCGCTTGCGCAGATGCCTGGGCGGCACCCGACCGCCGGGGTTCTTGTCCTGCGCGGCCAGGCGGAACTTCTGCAGCACTTCGGAGTAGATGTGGCAGTTGATTGGCTCGGCATAGCGGGTCAGGGCGTTGCCCTGGGCCCACTGCAGGTAACCCTGGTTCCAGTTACGCATGTACTGGTAGGACTTGGGCAGCTCGTAATGGAACACGCAGTTGTTCTTCTCGTACATCTTCCACTGATCCGGGTTGGGCTCGCCACGCATGGACTTCTCGCCGCCCTTGCCGCGCCAGCCGGCCAGAAAGCCGATGCCGGAGCCCGGGGCGGTCTCGAAGTTGGTGACAAAGTCCGGATAGTCGCGGAACTTGCGGTTGCCGTCTTCATCCACGAAGGCCGGCAGCTTCAGCCGCGAGCCCAGTTCAATGAGCACTTCCTGGAACGGCTTGCACTCGCCAGTCGGCGGCACCACGGGGATACGCACCGAGTCGACCGGACCGTCGTACTCGGAGATCGGCCGATCCAGCATGGACATCACGTCATGGCGTTCCAGATAGGTGGTATCCGGCAGCACCAGATCGGCGTAGGCGACGGTTTCCGACTGGAAGGCGTCGGCCACGACCAGAAACGGGATCTTGTACTCACCGTTGTCGTCCTTGTCGTTGAGCATCTTGCGCACTTCATCGGTGTTCATGGTGGAGTTCCACGCCATATTGGCCATGAACAGGAGCAGGGTGTCGATGTTGTAGGGATCGCCGCGGTGGGCGTTGGTGATCACATTGTGCATCAGACCGTGCACCGACAGCGGATGCTCCCAGGAGAAGGCCTTGTCGATCCGCACCGGCTCGCCCTGGTCGTCGACGAACAGATCGTCGGGGTCCGCCGGCCAGCCCAGCGGCATGCCGTTGAGCGGGGTATTCGGCTGTACGTCGTCCGGCGAGGTCGGGTTCTTCGGGCAGGGCGGAATCGGGCGCGGGAAGGGCGCCTTGTGGCGGAAGCCGCCGGGCCGGTCGATGGTGCCCAGAATCGACATCAGGATGCTCATGGCGCGGATGGTCTGGAAGCCGTTGGAATGGGCGGCCAGACCGCGCATGGCATGGAAGGCCACCGGGTTGCCGGTGACCGACTCGTGTTCGTTGTCCCACACGTCGGTCCAGGCGATCGGCAGCTCGATCTTCTCGTCGCGGGCGGTGATACCCATTTCATAGGCCAGGCGACGGATGGTCTCGGCCGGAATGCCGGTGATGTTCTCGGCCCATTCGGGGGTGTACTGCTGCACCCGTTCGGTCAGCATCTGGAAGGCCGGTTTGACCGGGGTGCCGTCGGGCAAGGTGAAATTACCCAGCAGATACGGATCGGCACCCGGGGTATGGGTGGAAATCGGTTTGTTCAGATCCCGATCCCACCACAGCTTGTTCTGGGGATCGAAGCAGCCTTCCTCTTCGGGGACTTCGAAACGCACGAACATGCCGTATTCGGTGCTCTCTTCGTCCAGGTTCACCAGCTCGGCGGAGTTGGTGTAGTTGACCAGAAAATCCCGGTCGAACAGCCCCTGCTTGATAATCTCATGGGTCAGGGCCAGCAGCAGCGCGCCGTCGGTGCCGGGTTTGATCGGCACCCATTCGTCGGCAATGGCGGAGTAGCCGGTGCGCACCGGGTTGATGGAGATAAAGCGGCCGCCGTTGCGCTTGAACCTGGACAGTTCCATCTTCAGCGGGTTGGAGTGATGGTCCTCGGCGGTGCCGATCATCACGAACAGTTTGGCGCGTTCCAGATCCGGGCCCCCGAATTCCCAGAACGAGCCGCCGATGGTGTAGATCATGCCCGCAGCCATGTTGACCGAGCAGAAGCCGCCATGGGCCGCGTAGTTGGGCGTGCCGTACTGTTTGGCGAACAACCCGGTCAGCGCCTGCATCTGATCGCGGCCGGTGAACAGCGCGAATTTCTTCGGATCGGTGGCGCGGATGTTGCCCAGGCGCTCCTCGAGCAGGTCGAAAACCTGATCCCAGCTGATCTCCTCGAACTGCGCATCACCGCGGTCGGCGCCGGGCTTGCGCATCAGCGGCCTGGTCAGCCGCGCCGGGGAGTACTGTTTCATAATCCCCGAGGAACCCTTGGCACAGATGATGCCCTTGTTCAGCGGATGATCGGGATTGCCCTGGATATAGCGCACCTCCCCGTCACGCACGGTCACGCGGATGCCGCAGCGGCAGGCACACATGTAACAGGTGGTGTTCTTGGTTTCAGTGCGCCCCGCGGGCTTCTGAATCGGGTCGTGTATTACTGCCATCGTCAACCTGGCCTTTTTAATGGGGTGCGCGATTATAGGTAGCTCGTCGCACAGTGACTAATCAGCGTTATTAAAAGGTTATAGAATCATTATATACTAAAATGATTATATGATAACCGTATCCAGACGGAGATAGTGACCGGGCCCGCTCCCTATCCGAAGAGAGATAGCCATAGCCCGACTAAACATCTGTTTTTACGGGAGTTTTGAGCTTGCAGGTGAGGTCGGCCAAACTATAGCCGATCACGAGCAAATTTAAACCCCGTGCACCTCGAAGGACAGAAATAAAATTCACTTATATTTAGATCAGGTATAAGTCCCGCCGAAACGGTCCCGTTTCGGCGCCATTTTCATTCCGCCCAATCGGATACAACAAATCCAGTTTAAGCCGTCCCGGCGGGACAGGATCGTCATCACCCGGCCAAGCGCCCGTCACATACCATTAATATAAGGAGTGCCCGGGGCGAATCTGTCGCGACTTCCCGCAACGGTGCGGTCAGAATCCTCTCAAGCCGGGATCGTGCTGAAGAGAGGCCGGCTTTGCTGAGGGGACAGCACAAGTCCATGGTGTGACTGAGTCATCGAGGTTGTGTGGTCCGGGACGGGTTGCCCTGGCTGGTAATAAGTGACTCTTTTAACTAGACTTTTGGGGCAATGTGAATTTTATTGCCACTCATGGCAAAATAGATAACAAATTTCGTTGCACATTCAAGGCAGCTGTCATTGTCCGGACATCCCCAGGGCCATGTTGCAATGAAGATAATGGACTAATTCATTGAATTCTTCTGAGTCAACAAGCCGTACAGCCCGTCGGGCCAGGCTTCTATCATCGTCTGATGGTGGTTCCGTTCGCAAGTCCCTGCGCGAACGGTTGACTGTTCTCATTTTTATTCCGTTGTTTTTCGCCACCTCGATCTGCAGCGCCGTGGAGCTGGAGTCGGATACCGACGTGGCGACGGCCGGCTATTACCAGCTGAAGTGGCAGAATGCCGATAAAAATGTCCGCTTTGAGATCGAAGAAGCCGATAACCTTGCGTTTGACGATGCCCGCCGGCTTTATCAGGGCCGGGATCGTGCGACGGTTATCACCGGCCGCCCGGACGGGATTTATTATTACCGGGCCAGAATCGCCGCTGTGGACGGGCCAACGGGCAGCTGGTCTGATACCGTGAAGGTAGAGGTCGATCATCATCCCCTGTCACGCGCCCTGGGGTTTTTCAGCATCGGCGCGATTGTGTTCATTGCGATTCTGGTGGCCATTCTGATCGGCAACCGCCGCTATCATATCAAGGAGTCTGTGTGACCTTATCGATTAATACCGCCCGCCTGCAGCAGGATATTGAAACGCTCTCGGCCATCGGTCGTCGGGAGGATCATGGCCTGTACCGTATGGCCTTTACCGAAGGCGATATGGAAGGCCGTGCCTGGTTCAAGGAGCAGCTTGAGGCGGCGGGACTGGCGGTCTATGAGGATGGTGCGGCCAACATTCATGGCCGGCTGAACTGGGATGATGAGACCCCGGCTGTGGTGACCGGCTCGCACCTGGATACCGTTCCCAGCGCCGGGCATCTGGATGGCGCGCTCGGCGTGCTGGTGGGACTGGAGTGCCTGCGCTGTATCAAGGAGCAGAATCTGCCGCTGCGCTACCCGCTGGAAGTGATCTCCTTTACGGATGAAGAGGGCCGCTTCGGCGGCATGGTCGGTTCCCAGGCGATCGCCGGTCGGTTGACCCCCGAATCGATCCATCAGGCCGTCGATCTCGATGGCGTGACATTGGCCGAGGCGATGCAACAAAACGGCTATGATGCCATGCATGCATTACACGCCCGTTATCGGCCGGAAGCGATTCATGCCTTTCTGGAACTGCATATCGAACAGGGACCGATTCTGGATCAAATGGGCCTGAGCGTCGGTGTCGTCGATGCCATCGCGGGCCTGTTCAAGTGGGAAGTGAGTCTGATCGGTACGGCCAACCATGCCGGCACCACGCCCATGCACATGCGTAACGATGCGTTTCAGGGGCTGGCGGAATTTTCCAACGAGATTCAGCGCATCCTGGAAGAGAACGGCTCGGCACGCAGTGTCGCCACCATCGGCCGGGTGGATACCAGGCCGGGTGCTCCCAACGTGGTGCCGGGACGGGTAGATTTTTCATTGGAGGCGCGTGATACCGACGAGCATACGTTGGAGGATCTGCAACACGCGTTTCGCAAAGCCTTGTCCGCCATCGCCCGGCGCCGCAATCTGATGTTCGAGTTCAAGATTCTGAGCGAACTCGCGCCGGTCAAATGCGATCTGGGTCTGGTCAATGATCTGGAAGAGGTGGCCAAACAGTTGAAACAGGAACCATTGGTGATGGCCAGTGGTGCCGCTCATGATACCCAGATGATGGCCCGCATCGCCCGTGCCGCGATGGTGTTTGTGCCGAGCAAGGGCGGACGCAGTCACTCGTCGGCCGAATGGACCGAGCTGGTGGATATCGAGCGCGGTGCCAATGTGATGCTCAATGCCCTGTATAAATTAGCCGGAGAACAGCAGGTATGACCGACGAGACATATGATCTCAGTGAAGATCTGGATCTGAATCCGGAGTTTCTGGAGGTCGACCCGCTTGAGGAAAAATACCGCAAATCGATCACCCCGGTACAGGCGATCCAGCAGTCGCTGGAGGAGCACCATACCGCCCTGCTGGTGATCGATCTGCAATATCTGGATGCCGCACGGGGTTACGGCGTATTCGCCAACGTGGATCGGGAACAGATGCCGCACGAGGCCGAAGAGTTTTATTTCGATTCGCTGGAAAACACGGTGCTGCCCAATGTGCGGCGTCTGCAGGACAGCTTTCGAGCCAACAAACTGGAAGTGATCCATATTCGTATCCAGTCCCTGACCCGGGATGGCCGCGATCGTAGTCCCGGCCACAAGCGTCTCGGTCTGCATGCGGCTCCCGACTCAAAGGAAGCGGAGTTCCTGCCCGAAGTGGCGCCGGTTGGC comes from the Thiohalophilus sp. genome and includes:
- a CDS encoding molybdopterin oxidoreductase family protein, with the protein product MAVIHDPIQKPAGRTETKNTTCYMCACRCGIRVTVRDGEVRYIQGNPDHPLNKGIICAKGSSGIMKQYSPARLTRPLMRKPGADRGDAQFEEISWDQVFDLLEERLGNIRATDPKKFALFTGRDQMQALTGLFAKQYGTPNYAAHGGFCSVNMAAGMIYTIGGSFWEFGGPDLERAKLFVMIGTAEDHHSNPLKMELSRFKRNGGRFISINPVRTGYSAIADEWVPIKPGTDGALLLALTHEIIKQGLFDRDFLVNYTNSAELVNLDEESTEYGMFVRFEVPEEEGCFDPQNKLWWDRDLNKPISTHTPGADPYLLGNFTLPDGTPVKPAFQMLTERVQQYTPEWAENITGIPAETIRRLAYEMGITARDEKIELPIAWTDVWDNEHESVTGNPVAFHAMRGLAAHSNGFQTIRAMSILMSILGTIDRPGGFRHKAPFPRPIPPCPKNPTSPDDVQPNTPLNGMPLGWPADPDDLFVDDQGEPVRIDKAFSWEHPLSVHGLMHNVITNAHRGDPYNIDTLLLFMANMAWNSTMNTDEVRKMLNDKDDNGEYKIPFLVVADAFQSETVAYADLVLPDTTYLERHDVMSMLDRPISEYDGPVDSVRIPVVPPTGECKPFQEVLIELGSRLKLPAFVDEDGNRKFRDYPDFVTNFETAPGSGIGFLAGWRGKGGEKSMRGEPNPDQWKMYEKNNCVFHYELPKSYQYMRNWNQGYLQWAQGNALTRYAEPINCHIYSEVLQKFRLAAQDKNPGGRVPPRHLRKRIETFFDPLPFYYEPLESQLTDKHKYPLNAITQRPMAMYHSWDSQNAWLRQIHAYNYLHLHPQTAKAAGIEDESWMWIESMHGKVRCLSRYSEAVEPGTIWTWNAIGKASGAWNLDKNANESQQGFLLNHVISEELPSNPAGEHISNSDPVTGQAGWYDVRVRIYPASEDDEPVTSPQYKEMHAVPGTTPRRKWLQYFAGKFSKGAK
- a CDS encoding Zn-dependent hydrolase — its product is MTLSINTARLQQDIETLSAIGRREDHGLYRMAFTEGDMEGRAWFKEQLEAAGLAVYEDGAANIHGRLNWDDETPAVVTGSHLDTVPSAGHLDGALGVLVGLECLRCIKEQNLPLRYPLEVISFTDEEGRFGGMVGSQAIAGRLTPESIHQAVDLDGVTLAEAMQQNGYDAMHALHARYRPEAIHAFLELHIEQGPILDQMGLSVGVVDAIAGLFKWEVSLIGTANHAGTTPMHMRNDAFQGLAEFSNEIQRILEENGSARSVATIGRVDTRPGAPNVVPGRVDFSLEARDTDEHTLEDLQHAFRKALSAIARRRNLMFEFKILSELAPVKCDLGLVNDLEEVAKQLKQEPLVMASGAAHDTQMMARIARAAMVFVPSKGGRSHSSAEWTELVDIERGANVMLNALYKLAGEQQV
- a CDS encoding isochorismatase family cysteine hydrolase, with product MTDETYDLSEDLDLNPEFLEVDPLEEKYRKSITPVQAIQQSLEEHHTALLVIDLQYLDAARGYGVFANVDREQMPHEAEEFYFDSLENTVLPNVRRLQDSFRANKLEVIHIRIQSLTRDGRDRSPGHKRLGLHAAPDSKEAEFLPEVAPVGDEIVINKSASGVFNVTNLEYVLRNMGVTGLFVCGVYTNECVSTTIRDASDLGFYTTLIADGCTTVTPELHTATIRTVKDRYSRVMTTDEAIKEINKVVA